The following nucleotide sequence is from Cotesia glomerata isolate CgM1 unplaced genomic scaffold, MPM_Cglom_v2.3 scaffold_108, whole genome shotgun sequence.
AACGATTCTGGGCCTAATTGCTCGATTTTGTAAGTACGAGGTTTATGGTCTTTCCCACAAGAGTCGAGCCAGAAGACATTGTACTTCTTTTCACATTCACGCAATATATATGTTCCTGATTTATTTGAGCGTTTTTCCTTGAGTTTTGCATAAGAAAATTCACCTctggtttataaaaattccatttattaaaaaattaaacactaGAAgcgctaaataaaaaaaaaaaaaaaatagtacaaACCCAACGGGACCGTGACACTTCATcttatgtaatttttctaaactAGGGGTGATAATATCTCTACATAAATTAAACGTCCATTTTACACCCAACCTATAATACCCGTCTAACGCCGATACAAACGACATCAACAAAGCATTAGTTGAAAATTTCAGGTACGTTGGAATTCCACTTTTCCGAGATACTTCGACAGTATTGTCTTGCCtgaaataacaatataaatttattataattaaaatattaaatataaaaatagtgaTTATAAACTATCAATTAGGGATTatcaattactaaaaatttttatctttttgtttttctctTTTCTCAGATTTCTTAGATAGATCTCTTAAATCTTAAATCTATCTTCTCTTTACAGATGCTATTTACTGTATATAAACATTGCTAAACATTCTACACATGAAAATGTAACATATTCTTGTAAATTGCCGAGGGAgtttctttacaaataaataaataaattataattaaaatacgaTACTAAACAACTAATTCATGTGCAATATCAccaatttcattttcattatttatatttatattaaattcaaacttcACTCAAAATATATCATTGTTACTATTAATGTATATTGCCGATCGGCGttcttttacaataaataaataattgcatttataataatgataattaaaatgtgACAAGAAATACCCAATAGAAATTGAGCAGAGATCTTCAATAGCGCAGAGGGTAGTCCACTGGTTATGGACATCCAGCTCGTAGTACATAACTTCGGATGGATTCACCCTGAGTAGGATCCGTGATGCCGGATCCggtaaatttttatccatCAAAGCTTTGTACTCCTCATAAGGATAGTTAGGTGCCATTACCTCAAACTGATTTAAATACTGTTCTTTAACATAGGCTGCGTCGTGCCCTGATATCCTTGCCAGCGCATTATGAATcggtttttttataaaaaaagagtGTCTCTTTATGCACTCCTTCGGGATATATTTCTTGTAGTCTGCTTCGACCACTTCACGAGGTATTTGTTTTTCTACTATAACTCTGGAATTATAAatgtgttattttttattattattctgatgATAATTgtttaactgtaaaaaatcgaacagttgacattaaaaattttttttcgttttaatgctttaaaaaattgtgaaaaataagttttttgatatttttcaatttggaAATCAAAAAAATGCATACTAGTTATATAATATCAGCTAAAAAATTAGCTGATTAttcgactccaaatttttttaatttcagatgtaattaggtataattttatcaattttaaaaattcgaacaattggtaatttttttttatgctactccataaaaaatacaaaatttagtAAACTTTCAATGAATAATTCTTAACTTCActataaataagaataaaacaaaaaataaaaatttaacaactccattttttgattttttatagctGAAAAATAGCAAAACCCCAAATCTAAacaattactattttaattaatgtaacatcataaataataaaatataattacctATACATATCACTAACACCCAAACCAATCAACTCACGTTTATGTTTTTCATATACAATATCTGCTACCTTATTTTCTAACACATCGGATCTCActtgatgaaaataataattgtaagcaTTTGAGTCTATTAATTTCAGTCTTTTGAGAGATGAAGGCTTGAAGCGTAATCTAAActcaaacttatttttttcatgagtTTCTAATTTGTGCCCCGCTGGAATCCACAATTTGTTTGATTTACCTCTCAAGGCAAATAAGTGTCTCGCTAGGGGTCCAATCTCTAATTGCTTGCaaatctggaaaaaaaaaaatcaagtaattAAATCTCTGTactattaaaatcaataaaactccagtaattattgaaaacaatGAGGACTGTtgataaaaatcatcaaattatttttatcaagatCCATTTTTCTGACGAGTTTGACAGTTCtatttaacttttataattatatttatcagcTGTCATCTCTAGTTTCGTATCGGATCCTAGCAGtcgttaaattaaagaaaaataaaacaacaaaataattattttccaaGTAAACAATCAGTTTAGTTTTTTCAAGCTTACAAACCAGAAATAACGAttgaaaatacttaaaaaaaatttcaacactGTCATagttagaaattaattaatattagtaaGTTAACAagtgttaatatttatttaattatttaatatttattaccgCAATACAAATATCTTCAACAGTCCATTCAACAAGATACggaacatttataaatttaatttctgtcGCCAAATAAATAGTTACTGATCTCTCTTCTTCCATTTCAAACTCAGAAtagcaataatttaaataaccaAATTAATCTCCTCAATAATTTACTTTGATCAGCTGAATTGATCAACAATTTATTGTCACATTGtcagataatttttctaaataaaataacacaaGGTTATGTCCTtactattattgtaaattacaTCAAGTACAAACAAACATTGTACTGACAGCTAGTAAAAAACTCAACCTGCAATACCAACCTTACACAAAGTTTCTGCCTTACCAactttaatttacattttattttattgtcctTTTGACATTTCACGATTTCACGGCACTGTTGTCGGTTGTCAGCCTGGCCAGTGGTCGTTGTGTCATTGTGTGTTCTGTGTTGTCCCCGGAGACTGGTGTGTCTCGTACTTGTAGGATGGTCATACATTTATCTGGTATCTGGTGTCAAATGTggctgtaaaaaatataataaattaagataTCGTATCGGGACACTTAGTagagtagaaaaaaatataaagagaACCAAtgtattatattgtttatatttatttaaatattgacgtaaTAAAAGCATAAACTGACAGCAGACAGAGAAAGAGAGCAATATAAACCAACACGAATGAGTGAGCTCGAAGAAAGTATCGCTtgaagaaacttggattaacCATTGGACTTGACCTCGGTACAGCCATTTATTCAGCTCTCTAAATATCAATAGAAGtgtaaataaacataaataaatagctGTTAATAATGGATCAGCAGGACGGGTACTGGGGAACGCTGCCCAGTGTAATTATGCTGGAAATATTTTCGTACCTTGAGCATAAAGATCGAATAAATGCCTCCATGGTAAGTGTCAAGATACCAGCtggttgttattttattgcaTTTCGTCATACACTTTCTCTATATCAAAACAAACATATAGCTTATCATTTACGTAGTTATTTGCATACTTacgttcattttatttttttttacattcagGTTTGTAAGAATTGGAGACAAGCGCTTTTCCATCCTGCTTTCTGGAAAGACATTACCTTCGTTTTAGATGATACCAAAAATTCATTGTGGTCaaggtaaattttattttatttattttcataatacaaacacttttttgcaattgtttattatttattattaccatttttttatgatgtaatatcctaaaattaaattatttttatttttcttctgcattgttttcttaaaatttaattgctcGTCGAaatactgatattaattaaaatttttctaaataacacttttatttttgcttacttttattaattttgtaaaaaatcttaaaattatcagctgttacttaaaaaaaaaaatttttttcttatatttatatctgattaaaaattttacattatgtttttattttgaagCTTATgtcttaagaaatttttcacaTGATTTCCTTTTTAATTAGCAAacctttttaattatattttattttaaacataaattgCAAATTCCAGTCATCTAGCAGATTGTTTTGGTTTGAGTGTACAAAATGCCACAGTAAGATGTCAAATTCCTCACTGCAGTTTTGAGTTGGAAAAATTACTTAGAAATTTGTGCGAAAATAGAAACTTAAGACGGCTTATCGTTGAACCATCAACCTCAACATTCGAATGGTCATTTACTAGTTATGATGACATGGAAGCATTAGAGACGTAAgatcatttatttatctacTTTATCTtcataaacttttattaaaggGTAATTGAagcacacagaaaaaaaatgttcttgaatcaagtatataattttgaagaaattaatcttcttgatttgagtaaaaaaattcttgaactaataaattttacttgattcaagaatttttcgtcttaattaaagacaattacccttttcaaaattatttccttggtttaaaaatttttctcgaatcaagttgatttttttttcaatgcataaaaaaataaaaaatttttttactaaaattcaataatcatttatcttgttaactaaaattttactaataaattataatattaatatgagcattaatattattattcagtattattttttttcattaataggTGGACAGAATCACTGTacctatcaatattaaaaataatagaaacgTCAAAGCGTCTGGAAGCTTTAACACTAGGTTGCGTTGAAGAATTAGTACTAAATGCTGGGGAAATCTTGGAGGTCCTAGGTTATTATCATGGAAAACATTTAACTCATCTAGGATTGGCCTCAGTAAAAGAAGATCCAGAGAACTACCAGTTTGTGATATTAAACAGTATTACCTTCCAGCAATTTATAAGCCTCACTATCCTAACACTAGACTACGATTGTCTAAATGACACAATGTTGGAGTCGTTGACCAGTGGAACATTAGAACGGCTGGTTGTCCACGTACACGATTGGAAAGAAAACTACCACGGTACATCAGATCATGCTTGGGAATTGTTTACTCAGAAAAATCCTCGCTGCGAGTTGAGATTGAATTTACTGCACGCCTACACAGGCGTAACCGTTCTAGAACGTGAAATACTCAAACCTAAAATGCCGCTCACTCACTTCAAGGCTCTGTTCTGTGAATACGTTAATCTAAGAGCTCTATACATAATGGCTTCATATTATAGTACAACTCTCAAGTCTCTGATGTGGATTGATTCTGCAGATAATAATGAATCGATACCGCCAACTGATGGAAATCCCGATCCTGATGGCTTAGTCATGTTAGCCTGGCGTTGTATTAATCTCAAAGAGCTAGTTTTCATCGGGCACAAATATTACCATACTAATTTACTCGCTATTGCTCGATTAAGAGGACATAATTTGCAAAGATTTGAATTTGCTGAACATGACATTCAAGAAGACTATAtgtctaattataaatacaaagaaGTTCGATCCGTAAGtactctagttttttttttttttataaaattacaatagactAAATCTCGAGACCTCATCTCTGTTTTAAAGTTCTTGAGGCTTTCattacaaatataattaaaatttattgactttGATGATTAAATTTACTCTAACTCAAGTATTAGTAGTTTATATAGTTGAAGAACCGATTAAgtataaattagttttttaagtatttattacaTGGATTTCAcggtttcaaaaaatcgatttttttttaatgttttattaaattttacatctCTAGAATATTGTCCTAAAGTTGCAAATCGATCCGAataatagtttcggagatacAGTTTTAAAAAGTTGTGCGCTCAAGGCGCTGTTGTATTGTCActcaaaactttaaacgcgtttttctcaaaactatgttttcAAAGACGGTACCCACGATTTCTCGAGAACTACTCaaccgatcttgatgaaattttagacAGGTCTTCAAGATATAATTTACAAGGTCTTGaacgaaggattttttttcaatttcaactattaaaaaaaaaaataccgcgaaattttaaccaaatttttaatttttttgtaaaaacctctcccaaaaatccaattttcatttttttttccttcgtTCAAGACCTAGTTTGGAGTCTTAAATAaagcacatattttttttttcacttcaaATAATCCTGCTAGGAGTTCTGCTGATCACATCTTTTTTCCGAGGGCTCGCCGGAAATGACCTCACATTAGcagagtttttaatattttttaaaaatctcagtAATCCCTTATTAAACATCTATCTTTAAGAcaataaaaagtttgaataaaatatttcattttttctattaaaaaaaaattgttgaaaataggaCATTTTTTCCTAGAGGAAACCCATGTAACCCCTTAAACAACTCAAAtatataattgatttatttcaagaactttaaaaaaaagtagtcttataaatttattccattatcttattattttttattttgtttataaataacacAGGAAATCAATAGTATACTTGGTGATAATTGGAAAACATTCTCAGCCTCAGAATTGATGCCAGTACTGATAGACGCAATCGCAGGTGACAGCAGGGATGTAATAATGCCGTTGGTACTCAACGATGCAAAGTaatttatctgaaaaaaatcacTATCATAACCataactataactataactatTACCATTACCATTACCATAAAGAAAGGAAGAAAGACCATAACCAGTAAAACCATCATACCATCCACGACAACAAAACAACCATTCGTACTATCATTTAGAGAACGTTGAAGAATGcctgataaaaataatcaaaatacgttcctttattatttatactataTGCATTTAAGAACGATTGCCAATTGAAACGACAGCCAGTTATTCACAAACAAGAGATCGATAAATTAAAGTAACTTAAAacgttttttgtttttgaaagtTGAGTAAATATTGTGATCAGCGCTTGAATTTCATTTAACTCAACTATTAAAAGATAAGAGCAAAGACGTGACGCTATGGACTCAGATTGTCCTAGTAATATGACTCTGACTAATCAATagtcatcaaaaattatttacgcAAACATAAAAAGATACATTGTTATATTGTATAcattaaatggaaaatataAGAATGAGAGAGTGAAGAAAAGAAACATAATTCCGGGGATCTTccaatggaaaaaaaaaaaaaaagtacataaGAATGATGAAAATACAAAGCGATTCCAGAAAATAACTAGCGATATTACgtattattgtttttcaacTACGCTGGAAATTAGATTAGTAGCAGAGGATTAAGTAACTGCTCCGTAGAATATGTCTAATTAATAACGAAGCCTAAATAAATTCAGGCAAGTACTAGATCTATATAAATAACATGATAAGTCGTGTAGAACGCGATAAAAATACAGCGAACCGaggttatttttaatacgACAACCAATCGGACGCacatctttttaaaaaaagtataaacaAACGCCTCTTTATCAAGAGGTGTTAATACTCtctttgtgttaaatattgagAGTTGTGTAACTATTACTACTCTTTATCGCGACGCGGTTACGGTAAATATTGTACCGTCAATGCCATTGCGAACATCTATTTTTCAACTAGGCGGATTAGTTTGCTAGTCGTAAGAGGATATATTTCAGCGCACATGCATACATATGTTACATCAATATATTTAAGatctttaattattcaaataaactgttgttaaatttttttttaaagatgaatattttaaattaaagtagtattttttggtaaaattttattttgtgctATTGGTTctcgagcttatatctttaaaataattgtgaatattacagaagaaaaaaatattttttaggcaATTATCTAAAACTGTTGTGGAAAaagtagtaattttttaaaagatattgaattgaaagtttataaaataaataatagcactcaaaattaatttatgaaacgCGGGTGACTGATGCTCGAATCtcagcaattttttaatttatttatatcaaattgttgttatttttgttagtttgtttttaaatacaatttaaaaagtgTATTGTTAAAGATGCGTagcattattaaaaaaaaatgtaacatGTATGCTTGTCGTCAATAAtgccaaaaaatatttaaaatcgtGTGAATATTGCGTggaaagtataaaaaaataactaaaaataaaactaatcaagaaaataactgTTGAGtgaaacaaaaacaaaacagGACGGGCCTTAATATGTACCTGAGTcgtttgattttaataataaacgaTTAATATTCGTGagaatgttgaaaaaaaaaaaataaaaaataaaaacaaataaataaacaaaaatatccaTGCCCGCGGCCCCgcgcaattaaaaatataattggtTTATTAgatagaaatgaaaaaataaaaatgattaattgagCGATAAGATGAATTAACAACTATTGCAAACacaattgattaattaactattgTAATATctttgtttgttttattttgtttattattcgTTTTATATCACTTTACGCCTGAATTTGTTTTTCTAAACAGTCTATTAATCCTGTACTGCAATGTGAAGAATAAAGTGAAATTGCGAGAGCGAGAGAGAATGAACGAGCGAGAGAAAGTAAGAACATACATACCAACTAAAAGTtgaaataaaactaataataataatattgatattgcTAATGATATGATGAATAATTATCAGTGCGTatagtgaaaataaattaaaaaaagtaaaacaaataaacaatcaaGTACCGCGTGATCGTCTTCTCGAGGCAAGGGACCTCTTTGTACAAAGCTAAGTAGAGAAAAGAACACGTAGCTATTCAGTGTGGGCACAATGCAAGATTAgatgaaaaatcaattatacAAACTAGtgaagataaatattaaaatgcgATTTAATAACAAACGATTTATAAGACTGAGCTTGCCAAAAGCGTTAACGCAATTATAGAGCTGAATAGGCAACGTGTAAGAGACTCACATTTATAACTTattgttttatatatatatatatatatatatatatatatatatatatatatatatttttttttttatttcgattgTTAAAGCTCCCAATCGGTTTGAGGATTATAAGAACTTAAATGTATACGGATTGacaataagaattttaaatgagAGTCCAGTTATATTTAAAGGCGACACGTATGAAATAGTTTAGACCTGAAGAAGCCCTGAGCTCACTCGAagtcattttaaaatatcccCAGAATAATTCTAGACGGTATAACTTggcattttttaaacttttcgcttgaaaaattgaaaattttcaaagaaaataatttatttcttcattttcaTATTCTTCATGCTCTTATACaatgtttttttaagttagtgggttcaaaatttttgaggtTGGGTGGTTAAAGTTGATAGAAAATTCCCGGGGAATCCCCGaattaaaatttgtgaaaCCTAAcctatttttaattgattataagattgaaaattttcaagaaaagaGGAaagtaattgttttaaaaaataaatactaatcaaaaaaaatattttcaaataataagaacaataataaaattaaaaaatgccaACATATGCTATTGATAGAATGaataagtgataaaaaaattaaaaaaaaaaaaaaaatctatgttAACTGTTAAGAGCCGCCTGCCAGGAATCAAAATAACTGTAAAATATCAAACGAAAGCATAGcaaaataaatactaattaaagaaaaaaaaataacacaaataaattgttaagatctattttttaaaaagcgatcgtatatgtatatttttgaCTAAGGCAGGCCTTAGTAATTATTGTGGTTCCATGTTTATAAAAGGATgaatattatcaattatcattaaaaataaatgtaaactGTAAAAAGGGAGCCAGGATAGTAATATCTGTGATTAACAACTATTTGTCAACATAGAGAGACTAAAAATTTGGGGACTTGTTTGTTGGTGTATATTAAACGACTAATGATGTagtaaaacaattattattaaataataaataatgtaatatGCGTATATATTGTTATacgttatattattattaatataacgAGTGAGCTGTAGCTGTCATACGGTATAGGGCGAGTAAATGAAACAtctgtgataaaaaaatattaagcaaaataataacaattcttAGAAAGATGTACGAAAGAAGTGTACGAGAGAGTAAGAACAAGGCTGTTTTTATCTGTGCATTAAGCCAGTTAAATTGACAAGTGTGAGATCgctagaaattattatttaaaaaatactaaatccAATTATCACTTGTAATAATAgccaagttatttattttataataaatttagcgATCGTCTCGCTCATgtataaataagtaattacCTGTAACATTTTATTCACAATCTATGCGTACgattagagaaaaaatatttaaaatatattatataaattaataattaaaaggaACTTCGACAAAAGTGAAGCTATAAAAGCGatcaatttttgttattatcaaAGGCTGTCATTCCAGTatactcatttttttatcaacttcatataattttatctttgttttttaataatatatattcatttatatattatttatcaattatatgAGCTTCATTCCATAATGAGTTTAACATTCTGGTAGACTTTGCTTATTTTTGTGGAACATCTGTAAAGAGTACTACAACAACAGTATTAAAAGTTCCTTGTGATTATTGTTAatggataataaaaaaaaattgtttgaatatGTTGAGGCCAGATAATGTTTcatcaaatttatattttagaagGTTCTTTTGCtgtttgtgttaaaaaaatttctttagatCGGATAAAATATATGGTTAACAAAATGGAGACACTTTTTTAAAATGGGGGATGATCATGAATACTAATCGAGTCATATACTTTTTAATGCCCGAGAAAATTCaagttaactttattttaaatcaattttttttgtactgatataaatattcaagttattaaaaatttgatgataaaaattatttataaataaaaaaaaatcgttaattttaattctgaattaaattttccgCAGCAATGGGACCTTCATAATAAAAgctttaattatgttaaaaaaataaattttttcgagcttaaaaaaaattttatttgagacTTATTTCCATGAAAAAATGGataagattgaaaaaaatctaataatataaaaaaaaatatatatatatataaatattgtaaaggtttaaaaaatatcaatgaaaCATTTAACGTCGAGACTCGATAATAAAGTGTAATTATATTAAGAGCGCTATTGAGTGAGATAAGAATGCATATACGATAATTAACTATGCTCTAGTGGGTTTTATTTACC
It contains:
- the LOC123273557 gene encoding tyrosine-protein kinase hopscotch-like, whose translation is MEEERSVTIYLATEIKFINVPYLVEWTVEDICIAICKQLEIGPLARHLFALRGKSNKLWIPAGHKLETHEKNKFEFRLRFKPSSLKRLKLIDSNAYNYYFHQVRSDVLENKVADIVYEKHKRELIGLGVSDMYRVIVEKQIPREVVEADYKKYIPKECIKRHSFFIKKPIHNALARISGHDAAYVKEQYLNQFEVMAPNYPYEEYKALMDKNLPDPASRILLRVNPSEVMYYELDVHNQWTTLCAIEDLCSISIGQDNTVEVSRKSGIPTYLKFSTNALLMSFVSALDGYYRLGVKWTFNLCRDIITPSLEKLHKMKCHGPVGGEFSYAKLKEKRSNKSGTYILRECEKKYNVFWLDSCGKDHKPRTYKIEQLGPE
- the LOC123273555 gene encoding F-box only protein 33, translating into MDQQDGYWGTLPSVIMLEIFSYLEHKDRINASMVCKNWRQALFHPAFWKDITFVLDDTKNSLWSSHLADCFGLSVQNATVRCQIPHCSFELEKLLRNLCENRNLRRLIVEPSTSTFEWSFTSYDDMEALETWTESLYLSILKIIETSKRLEALTLGCVEELVLNAGEILEVLGYYHGKHLTHLGLASVKEDPENYQFVILNSITFQQFISLTILTLDYDCLNDTMLESLTSGTLERLVVHVHDWKENYHGTSDHAWELFTQKNPRCELRLNLLHAYTGVTVLEREILKPKMPLTHFKALFCEYVNLRALYIMASYYSTTLKSLMWIDSADNNESIPPTDGNPDPDGLVMLAWRCINLKELVFIGHKYYHTNLLAIARLRGHNLQRFEFAEHDIQEDYMSNYKYKEVRSEINSILGDNWKTFSASELMPVLIDAIAGDSRDVIMPLVLNDAK